From a region of the Nocardioides ginsengisegetis genome:
- the dnaJ gene encoding molecular chaperone DnaJ, whose protein sequence is MSQDLYDLLGVARDADADAIKKAYRRLARQLHPDVNPDPETQEKFKEVSMAYEVLSDPQKRAAYDRGGDPFGGQGGGFGQGAGFSFTDIMDAFFGGGAPGAAQGRGPRPRVRRGQDALIRLEVDLAEAAFGTARELKVDTAVLCTTCNGDGAAPGSHPVPCETCRGAGEVAHVQRSFLGEIRTLRPCAACRGFGSIIPDPCRECSGDGRVRSRRTLTVKIPAGVDNGTRVQLTEQGEVGPGGGPAGDLYVEIHIAPHETFTRHGNDLHCTVSVPMSAAALGTTLTLPTLEADVESGADSGVETSFELELKPGTQSGTEQILRGRGVPGLRGGRGDLVVSVIVETPTKLDARQEELLRELAALRGEESPTGQVRPGNKSFFGRLRDSFNQH, encoded by the coding sequence TTGAGCCAGGACCTGTACGACCTCCTCGGTGTCGCCCGCGACGCGGACGCCGACGCCATCAAGAAGGCCTACCGGCGTCTGGCCCGGCAGCTGCACCCGGACGTCAACCCGGACCCCGAGACGCAGGAGAAGTTCAAGGAGGTCTCGATGGCCTACGAGGTGCTCTCCGACCCCCAGAAGCGCGCGGCCTACGACCGCGGCGGCGACCCGTTCGGCGGGCAGGGCGGCGGCTTCGGGCAGGGCGCCGGCTTCTCCTTCACCGACATCATGGACGCGTTCTTCGGCGGCGGGGCGCCGGGCGCCGCGCAGGGCCGGGGCCCGCGTCCGCGCGTACGCCGTGGCCAGGACGCCCTGATCCGCCTCGAGGTCGACCTCGCCGAGGCCGCCTTCGGCACCGCCCGCGAGCTCAAGGTCGACACCGCCGTCCTGTGCACCACCTGCAACGGTGATGGCGCCGCTCCCGGCAGCCACCCGGTGCCGTGCGAGACCTGCCGCGGTGCGGGCGAGGTCGCCCACGTGCAGCGGTCCTTCCTCGGTGAGATCCGCACGCTGCGCCCGTGCGCGGCGTGCCGCGGCTTCGGCTCGATCATCCCCGACCCGTGCCGGGAGTGCTCCGGTGACGGCCGGGTCCGCTCGCGCCGCACGTTGACCGTCAAGATCCCCGCCGGTGTCGACAACGGCACCCGCGTCCAGCTCACGGAGCAGGGCGAGGTCGGCCCCGGTGGCGGCCCCGCCGGCGACCTCTACGTCGAGATCCACATCGCGCCACACGAGACCTTCACCCGCCACGGCAACGACCTGCACTGCACCGTGTCGGTGCCGATGTCGGCGGCCGCGCTGGGCACCACGCTGACCCTGCCGACGCTGGAGGCCGACGTCGAGAGCGGCGCCGACTCGGGCGTCGAGACGTCCTTCGAGCTCGAGCTCAAGCCCGGCACCCAGTCCGGCACCGAGCAGATCCTGCGCGGCCGGGGCGTGCCCGGGCTGCGCGGTGGTCGCGGCGACCTGGTCGTCAGCGTGATCGTCGAGACGCCGACCAAGCTGGACGCGCGCCAGGAGGAGCTGCTCCGCGAGCTCGCCGCCCTGCGCGGCGAGGAGTCGCCGACCGGGCAGGTCCGTCCCGGCAACAAGTCGTTCTTCGGCCGCCTCCGCGACTCGTTCAACCAGCACTGA
- a CDS encoding 16S rRNA (uracil(1498)-N(3))-methyltransferase: MSLPVHLVPSLAGVAAGASVEVTGDEAHHAVAVRRLRVGEQVVLTDGLGVSVKGAVASTGKRVFSVEVASVDVSSPPSPSLVVVQAIPKGDRGELAVEMLTEIGVTEIVPWAASRSVAVWKGERAVKSLARWRSTAREAAKQARRSWFPEVSEMASTASVASLVGSADLAVVLHEEASVPLSSVTVPASGRIVVVVGPEGGVSPEEISTFVAAGAASVRLGSEVLRTSTAGVAAVSALLSRTPRWS, from the coding sequence ATGTCGCTGCCGGTCCACCTGGTGCCGTCGCTCGCGGGCGTCGCCGCCGGGGCGTCGGTCGAGGTCACCGGCGACGAGGCGCACCACGCGGTCGCCGTACGCCGGCTGCGAGTGGGAGAGCAGGTCGTGCTGACCGACGGCCTGGGGGTCTCGGTCAAGGGCGCCGTCGCGTCGACGGGGAAGCGGGTCTTCTCGGTGGAGGTGGCGTCGGTGGACGTGTCCTCGCCACCCTCACCGTCGCTGGTCGTCGTCCAGGCGATCCCCAAGGGGGACCGCGGCGAGCTCGCCGTCGAGATGCTCACCGAGATCGGCGTGACCGAGATCGTCCCGTGGGCAGCGTCGCGCAGCGTCGCGGTCTGGAAGGGCGAGCGGGCGGTGAAGTCGCTGGCCCGCTGGCGCTCGACAGCCCGCGAGGCGGCCAAGCAGGCGCGCCGGTCGTGGTTCCCGGAGGTGTCCGAGATGGCCTCGACCGCATCGGTCGCGTCACTGGTCGGGTCGGCCGATCTCGCCGTCGTGCTCCACGAGGAGGCGTCGGTGCCGCTCTCGTCGGTCACCGTGCCCGCCTCCGGGCGGATCGTGGTCGTTGTCGGGCCCGAGGGCGGCGTCAGCCCCGAGGAGATCTCGACGTTCGTCGCGGCCGGTGCCGCGTCGGTGCGGCTGGGCTCCGAGGTGCTGCGCACCTCGACCGCGGGCGTCGCGGCCGTCTCGGCCCTGCTGTCCCGCACCCCGCGCTGGTCCTGA
- a CDS encoding class I SAM-dependent methyltransferase gives MMLAVRSFTDLIDEAEAADVSGWDFGWLAGRATEERPPWGYARLLAERLANVGSALDIDTGGGEIVAEAPRLPARMVVTEGWVPNVERARATLGPRGVEVVHHEPGERLPFPDATFELVTSRHPVRPPWTEIARVLQDGGTYLAQHVGPASAFELIEWFTGPIPRTDLGRVPEDEADAARQAGLDVVDLRTASCRMEIHDVGAVVYLLRKCVWWVPDFSVDRYRARLEELEHELRENGPFVAHSTRTLIEARH, from the coding sequence ATGATGCTCGCCGTGCGCTCCTTCACCGACCTGATCGACGAGGCCGAGGCGGCCGACGTGTCCGGCTGGGACTTCGGCTGGCTCGCGGGCCGGGCGACCGAGGAACGGCCGCCATGGGGCTACGCGCGGCTGCTCGCCGAGCGACTGGCCAACGTCGGATCCGCCCTGGACATCGACACCGGTGGTGGCGAGATCGTGGCCGAGGCGCCCCGTCTCCCGGCGCGGATGGTGGTGACGGAGGGCTGGGTTCCCAACGTCGAGCGCGCCCGGGCGACCCTCGGCCCCCGGGGCGTCGAGGTCGTCCACCACGAGCCCGGCGAGCGGCTGCCCTTCCCCGACGCCACGTTCGAGCTCGTCACGAGCCGCCACCCGGTGCGGCCGCCCTGGACCGAGATCGCCCGGGTCCTGCAGGACGGCGGGACCTACCTCGCCCAGCACGTCGGCCCGGCGTCGGCGTTCGAGCTGATCGAGTGGTTCACCGGCCCAATCCCCCGGACCGACCTCGGCCGCGTCCCCGAGGACGAGGCCGACGCGGCACGGCAGGCCGGGCTGGACGTCGTCGACCTGCGTACGGCGAGCTGCCGGATGGAGATCCACGACGTGGGCGCGGTCGTCTACCTCCTCCGCAAGTGCGTCTGGTGGGTCCCCGACTTCTCGGTGGACCGCTACCGCGCACGGCTCGAGGAGCTCGAGCACGAGCTCCGCGAGAACGGCCCGTTCGTCGCCCACTCGACGCGGACCCTCATCGAGGCCCGGCACTAG
- a CDS encoding HNH endonuclease signature motif containing protein → MLVETMNGGIGIQVDDLDDDFLLYLVSDAEVQDRQAQRRKLRYAVQWAHRHPATDESGAATWAEAGRGGGGLDCDEAIAGDGAPLVAAFAAEPFAAAMGISTAAGIALIADGLNLRHRHPRIWATVEALEVPVWRARRVAQLCAAQSAAVAAHVDAALADRMGAWGVTTIENAIAAALADLDPETVADAEDEAKAAWGVRLTHGSPRRLGVWAGTSTLEITGDTADLTALHDLICATAHQLLTDGSQDALDIRKARAAGVIATQTGAGGATPVTRMYLHIDADDLADPTATGWAERLGPATLTKIRDWLAGTRATILPVLDMRRTDAVDRHDPPAWMAEQVRLRDPHCVFPWCQKDSRGCDLDHIEPYIPLDEGGPPGQTNPRNLGPLCRRHHRCKTSRRWHYARNPDGTYTWTGPHGRTYLVTPLGTTALS, encoded by the coding sequence ATGCTGGTGGAGACCATGAACGGCGGGATCGGGATCCAGGTCGACGACCTGGACGACGACTTCCTGCTCTACCTGGTCTCCGATGCGGAGGTCCAGGACCGCCAGGCCCAGCGCCGCAAGCTGCGGTACGCCGTGCAGTGGGCCCACCGTCACCCCGCCACCGACGAGTCCGGTGCCGCGACCTGGGCCGAGGCCGGCCGCGGCGGCGGTGGGCTGGACTGCGACGAGGCCATCGCCGGCGACGGCGCACCCCTGGTCGCGGCGTTCGCCGCGGAGCCGTTCGCGGCCGCGATGGGGATCTCCACCGCCGCCGGGATCGCGCTGATCGCCGACGGGCTCAACCTGCGCCACCGCCACCCGCGGATCTGGGCCACGGTCGAAGCCCTCGAGGTCCCCGTCTGGCGCGCCCGCCGGGTCGCGCAGCTGTGCGCCGCCCAGTCCGCCGCGGTCGCCGCCCACGTCGACGCCGCCCTCGCGGACCGGATGGGTGCCTGGGGTGTGACCACGATCGAGAACGCCATCGCCGCGGCGCTGGCCGACCTCGACCCCGAGACGGTCGCGGACGCCGAGGACGAGGCCAAGGCCGCGTGGGGCGTGCGGCTCACCCACGGCTCGCCCCGCCGACTCGGGGTCTGGGCCGGCACGTCGACGTTGGAGATCACCGGCGACACCGCCGACCTCACTGCCCTGCACGACCTGATCTGCGCCACCGCCCACCAGCTCCTCACCGACGGCTCGCAGGACGCCTTGGACATCCGCAAGGCCCGGGCGGCCGGCGTCATCGCCACACAGACCGGTGCTGGTGGCGCGACGCCGGTGACCCGGATGTACCTCCACATCGACGCCGACGACCTCGCCGACCCGACCGCGACCGGGTGGGCCGAACGCCTCGGCCCGGCCACCCTGACCAAGATCCGCGACTGGCTCGCCGGCACCCGGGCCACGATCCTCCCCGTGCTGGACATGCGCCGCACCGACGCGGTGGACCGGCACGACCCACCGGCCTGGATGGCCGAACAGGTCCGGCTCCGCGACCCCCACTGCGTCTTCCCCTGGTGCCAGAAGGACTCTCGGGGCTGCGACCTCGACCACATCGAGCCCTACATCCCCCTCGACGAGGGTGGCCCGCCGGGTCAGACGAACCCACGGAATCTCGGTCCGTTGTGTCGGCGGCATCACCGCTGCAAGACCAGCCGACGATGGCACTACGCCAGGAATCCCGACGGCACCTACACCTGGACCGGACCCCACGGCCGGACCTACCTCGTGACGCCCCTCGGCACGACCGCGCTCAGCTGA
- a CDS encoding Gmad2 immunoglobulin-like domain-containing protein: MTTPLDPRDPDEARLAELFHDAVSEVEPSDALDSIRSRTKVTPMSARRSNPWRYALLGAVATAAVIGAIAFAGDNLGLTSSDDDNPGPAQQSHHGKPTQGSDSSQSPDSPSPTEPAASDFTVAAYYLGDTPQGVRLYREFDAVTGTDKLDAAVHALSAPPSDPDYSTPWPEGTFTGASYNGDFISIDLADSSLHDRPSGMSEEVAKEAVQQVVYTLQAAVQARAGVQFTMGGNPIDQVLGVPTSEPIANDKQIDVLSLVSITSPEEGDSTSGTLSISGVANSFEANVPWQILQDGKVVQDGFVTAEGAYGNDLYPWHDEVDVSPLPAGTYVFKASTDDPSGGEGGGPFVDTRTFTLQ, encoded by the coding sequence ATGACCACACCCCTGGACCCCCGCGACCCCGACGAGGCACGCCTCGCAGAGCTGTTCCACGACGCCGTGTCCGAGGTCGAGCCCTCCGACGCCCTCGACTCCATCCGCTCCCGAACGAAGGTGACCCCCATGTCCGCACGCCGCTCCAACCCCTGGCGCTACGCCCTGCTCGGCGCCGTCGCCACGGCTGCCGTCATCGGCGCGATCGCCTTCGCCGGCGACAACCTCGGCCTGACCAGCAGCGACGACGACAACCCCGGTCCGGCGCAGCAGTCCCACCACGGCAAGCCCACCCAGGGCTCCGACTCCTCGCAGTCGCCGGACTCGCCCTCCCCGACGGAGCCCGCTGCCTCGGACTTCACCGTGGCGGCGTACTACCTCGGCGACACGCCGCAGGGGGTGCGCCTCTACCGAGAGTTCGACGCCGTGACCGGCACGGACAAGCTCGACGCCGCCGTCCACGCCCTCTCCGCGCCGCCGTCCGACCCGGACTACTCCACGCCGTGGCCGGAGGGCACGTTCACGGGGGCGTCGTACAACGGCGACTTCATCTCGATCGACCTCGCCGACTCCTCGCTGCACGACCGGCCGTCGGGCATGAGCGAGGAGGTCGCCAAGGAGGCCGTCCAGCAGGTCGTCTACACGCTGCAGGCCGCCGTGCAGGCGCGGGCCGGCGTCCAGTTCACGATGGGCGGGAACCCGATCGACCAGGTCCTCGGCGTCCCGACGTCCGAGCCGATCGCCAACGACAAGCAGATCGACGTGCTGTCGCTGGTCAGCATCACCTCGCCCGAGGAGGGTGACAGCACCTCAGGGACGCTCTCGATCTCGGGCGTGGCCAACTCCTTCGAGGCCAACGTGCCGTGGCAGATCCTGCAGGACGGCAAGGTCGTGCAGGACGGGTTCGTCACCGCCGAGGGTGCCTACGGCAACGACCTCTACCCGTGGCACGACGAGGTCGACGTGTCCCCGCTGCCCGCCGGCACCTACGTCTTCAAGGCCTCGACCGACGACCCGTCCGGCGGCGAGGGTGGCGGTCCCTTCGTCGACACCCGCACCTTCACCCTCCAGTAG
- a CDS encoding SigE family RNA polymerase sigma factor, translated as MPVPWDSDAAVEQLYAAHWRQLVRLSVLLVRDVGTAEEVVQDAFVAMHGRWSRLRDPDLALGYLRQAVVNRSRSVLRHRAVVARHAAAAPAPPAEPGTDRASVDSARRTAVLEAMRELPERQREVLALRYYLDLSEAEIADALGISRGAVKSHASRGAATLRTLLDPYWLQEDRP; from the coding sequence ATGCCCGTCCCGTGGGACTCCGATGCCGCGGTCGAGCAGCTGTACGCGGCCCACTGGCGACAGCTCGTCCGCCTCTCCGTGCTGCTGGTGCGCGACGTCGGCACGGCCGAGGAAGTCGTCCAGGACGCGTTCGTCGCGATGCACGGCCGGTGGTCCCGGCTGCGCGATCCGGACCTCGCGCTGGGCTACCTGCGGCAGGCGGTCGTCAACCGGTCGCGGTCGGTGCTGCGGCACCGGGCGGTCGTGGCACGTCACGCGGCCGCCGCCCCCGCGCCTCCCGCCGAGCCCGGGACCGACCGGGCCTCGGTGGACTCGGCCCGGCGGACCGCCGTACTGGAGGCGATGCGGGAGCTGCCCGAGCGGCAGCGGGAGGTGCTCGCGCTGCGCTACTACCTGGACCTGTCCGAGGCCGAGATCGCCGACGCGCTCGGCATCAGCCGCGGCGCGGTGAAGAGCCACGCCTCGCGCGGCGCCGCCACCCTGCGCACGCTGCTCGATCCCTACTGGCTGCAGGAGGACCGGCCATGA
- a CDS encoding HIT domain-containing protein codes for MTAADDCLFCKIVAGEIPAEVVHVTESAVAFRDINAQAPTHVLVVPRDHYANAVELAEGDPAATAELVRVAAAVATAEGHDDYRLVFNTGPGVGQTVFHAHLHLLAGRPMTWPPG; via the coding sequence ATGACTGCGGCAGACGACTGCCTGTTCTGCAAGATCGTGGCGGGGGAGATCCCGGCCGAGGTGGTCCACGTGACCGAGTCGGCGGTGGCGTTCCGGGACATCAACGCCCAGGCGCCCACGCACGTCCTCGTGGTGCCCCGGGACCACTACGCCAACGCGGTCGAGCTGGCCGAGGGCGACCCCGCCGCGACGGCCGAGCTGGTGCGCGTCGCCGCCGCCGTTGCGACCGCAGAGGGCCACGACGACTACCGCCTGGTGTTCAACACCGGGCCGGGCGTCGGGCAGACGGTGTTCCACGCCCACCTCCACCTGCTCGCGGGCCGCCCGATGACGTGGCCGCCCGGATGA
- a CDS encoding amidase family protein, whose amino-acid sequence MITSREAVEELLDRIETADVHTNAVCTLHPDALGQAEALDAESAAGRTRSPLHGRAILVKDNVDTHDLPTTAGSLALADVPPPARDAALVQRLRAAGMVVLGKTNLSEWANIRDGNSASGWSAYGGLTRNPYGLNRSAGGSSSGSGAALAAGLAPFAIGTETDGSISCPAAFNGCVGFKPTVGLVPTAGVVPISSSQDSPGPMAMTVRDAAALLSVLADDGVDYAAHAVPGRLAGKRIGVPRATYWGYSPHADAAAERAVALLAAEGATIVDHTDLPEIGEQAWADELTVLLAELRHGLAGYLAGRPGDVPRTLEEVVQYNRDHADLELAHFGQSLFEQALEGPTVDDDAYREARDRCVALTRTDGIDKILHEHGLDALVTPSYAPAAPIDLVNPEAHPGSCTSATAMAGYPLLTVPTELAAGLPVAVSFWGASGSERTLVEIAHGYELARDRSTGPLPEPTFPTFV is encoded by the coding sequence ATGATCACCAGCCGGGAGGCCGTCGAGGAACTCCTCGACCGGATCGAGACCGCCGACGTCCACACCAACGCCGTCTGCACGCTGCACCCCGACGCGCTGGGCCAGGCCGAGGCGCTGGACGCCGAGTCCGCTGCGGGCCGCACCCGCAGCCCGCTGCACGGCCGCGCGATCCTGGTCAAGGACAACGTCGACACCCACGACCTGCCCACCACGGCCGGGTCGCTGGCGCTGGCCGACGTCCCGCCGCCGGCCCGCGACGCCGCCCTCGTCCAGCGGCTGCGCGCCGCCGGGATGGTCGTGCTGGGCAAGACCAACCTGTCGGAGTGGGCCAACATCCGCGACGGCAACTCCGCATCGGGCTGGAGCGCCTACGGCGGCCTGACGCGCAACCCCTACGGGCTCAACCGGTCGGCGGGCGGGTCCAGCTCGGGCAGCGGCGCGGCCCTCGCGGCCGGGCTCGCGCCCTTCGCGATCGGCACCGAGACCGACGGCTCGATCTCCTGCCCGGCCGCGTTCAACGGCTGTGTCGGGTTCAAGCCCACGGTCGGGCTGGTCCCCACCGCCGGCGTCGTGCCGATCTCGTCCTCGCAGGACTCACCCGGCCCGATGGCGATGACGGTCCGCGACGCCGCCGCGCTGCTGTCGGTGCTGGCCGACGACGGCGTCGACTACGCCGCCCACGCCGTGCCGGGACGCCTGGCCGGCAAGCGGATCGGTGTGCCGCGGGCGACGTACTGGGGCTACTCGCCGCACGCCGACGCGGCCGCCGAGCGCGCCGTCGCGCTGCTGGCCGCCGAGGGCGCCACGATCGTCGACCACACCGACCTGCCCGAGATCGGGGAGCAGGCGTGGGCCGACGAGCTCACCGTCCTGCTCGCCGAGCTGCGCCACGGGCTGGCGGGCTACCTCGCCGGCCGCCCCGGCGACGTGCCGCGCACCCTCGAGGAGGTCGTCCAGTACAACCGCGACCACGCCGACCTCGAGCTCGCCCACTTCGGACAGTCGCTGTTCGAGCAGGCGCTGGAGGGGCCGACCGTCGACGACGACGCCTACCGCGAGGCCCGCGACCGCTGCGTCGCCCTGACCCGCACCGACGGCATCGACAAGATCCTGCATGAGCACGGCCTCGACGCCCTGGTCACGCCGTCCTACGCGCCGGCCGCGCCGATCGACCTGGTCAACCCCGAGGCGCATCCTGGCTCGTGCACGAGTGCGACCGCGATGGCCGGCTACCCGCTGCTCACCGTGCCGACCGAGCTCGCGGCCGGCCTGCCCGTGGCGGTGTCCTTCTGGGGAGCGTCCGGCAGCGAGCGGACGCTCGTGGAGATCGCCCACGGCTACGAGCTGGCCCGCGACCGCAGCACAGGACCGCTGCCGGAGCCGACCTTCCCGACGTTCGTCTAG
- a CDS encoding PhoH family protein — protein sequence MTDSNPHGVHAAPPKHETRHVVVVPNSINMVSLLGPGDEYLGIIEGALAAEIHVRGNRISLKGEPGEVALADRLLDELVTIIRTGQGVTSETVERVITMLRAETTERPADVLSLNILSNRGRSIRPKTLNQKRYVDSIDKHTITFGIGPAGTGKTYLAMAKAVQALQSKNVNRIILTRPAVEAGERLGYLPGTLSEKIDPYLRPLYDALHDMIDPETIPKLLAAGTIEVAPLAYMRGRTLNDAFIILDEAQNTSPEQMKMFLTRLGFNSKIVVTGDVTQVDLPNGTKSGLKVIEGILDGVEDIVFNRLTSHDVVRHRLVGKIVAAYDEFDARGGFTPHAAASHNQNHTPGSRP from the coding sequence ATGACTGACAGCAACCCGCACGGGGTGCACGCGGCACCGCCGAAGCACGAGACCCGCCACGTCGTGGTGGTCCCCAACAGCATCAACATGGTCAGTCTCCTCGGCCCGGGGGATGAGTACCTCGGGATCATCGAGGGCGCGCTCGCCGCCGAGATCCACGTCCGGGGCAACCGGATCAGCCTCAAGGGCGAGCCCGGCGAGGTCGCCCTCGCCGACCGGCTGCTCGACGAGCTGGTCACGATCATCCGCACCGGCCAGGGCGTCACGTCCGAGACCGTCGAGCGCGTGATCACGATGCTGCGGGCCGAGACCACCGAGCGGCCCGCCGACGTGCTGTCGCTCAACATCCTCAGCAACCGTGGCCGCTCGATCCGCCCCAAGACGCTCAACCAGAAGCGCTACGTCGACTCGATCGACAAGCACACCATCACCTTCGGCATCGGCCCCGCCGGCACCGGCAAGACCTACCTCGCGATGGCCAAGGCCGTGCAGGCGCTGCAGTCCAAGAACGTCAACCGGATCATCCTGACCCGGCCGGCCGTCGAGGCGGGGGAGCGGCTGGGCTACCTGCCCGGCACGCTCTCGGAGAAGATCGACCCCTACCTGCGCCCGCTCTACGACGCGCTGCACGACATGATCGACCCCGAGACGATCCCCAAGCTGCTCGCCGCCGGGACCATCGAGGTCGCGCCGCTGGCCTACATGCGCGGCCGCACGCTCAACGACGCGTTCATCATCCTCGACGAGGCGCAGAACACCTCGCCGGAGCAGATGAAGATGTTCCTGACCCGGCTCGGCTTCAACTCCAAGATCGTCGTCACCGGCGACGTCACCCAGGTCGACCTGCCCAACGGCACGAAGTCCGGCCTGAAGGTCATCGAGGGGATCCTCGACGGCGTCGAGGACATCGTCTTCAACCGGCTCACCAGCCACGACGTCGTCCGGCACCGGCTGGTCGGCAAGATCGTGGCGGCGTACGACGAGTTCGACGCCCGCGGCGGCTTCACCCCGCACGCCGCTGCGTCGCACAACCAGAACCACACCCCCGGGAGCCGTCCGTGA
- the ybeY gene encoding rRNA maturation RNase YbeY codes for MSIEVLNESGHELDVKQLAALSRFVMDRMRVHPQAELCIKAVDESTIAELNEQWMEKEGPTDVLAFPMDELRPGLVNEEPEEGVLGDLVLCPDIAARQGETAGHGTWAEIELLTTHGILHLLGYDHAEPEEHKEMFGLQDELLAAWRVSASSTTD; via the coding sequence GTGAGCATCGAGGTCCTCAACGAGTCCGGCCACGAGCTCGACGTCAAGCAGCTGGCCGCGCTCAGCCGGTTCGTGATGGACCGGATGCGCGTGCACCCCCAGGCCGAGCTGTGCATCAAGGCCGTCGACGAGTCCACCATCGCCGAGCTCAACGAGCAGTGGATGGAGAAGGAGGGGCCGACCGACGTGCTCGCCTTCCCCATGGACGAGCTGCGTCCAGGCCTGGTCAACGAGGAGCCCGAGGAGGGCGTCCTCGGCGACCTCGTGCTCTGCCCGGACATCGCGGCCAGGCAGGGCGAGACCGCCGGCCACGGCACGTGGGCCGAGATCGAGCTGCTCACCACCCACGGCATCCTGCACCTGCTCGGCTACGACCACGCCGAGCCGGAGGAGCACAAGGAGATGTTCGGTCTCCAGGACGAGCTGCTCGCCGCCTGGCGGGTCTCGGCAAGCTCGACCACCGATTGA
- a CDS encoding hemolysin family protein — protein sequence MTTGDLWLLLAAAALVLLAGAFSAADAALGSFSRARAEELIGDDRPGARRLLTLLEDAPRYLNTALLLRLACEISAIVLVTLEASDAYGGSWWPTVLTAIGAMLVVSFVVIGVAPRTVGRQHSERIALVSAAPLAWVTTVLGPLPRLLILVGNAITPGKGFREGPFSTETELRELVDLAEASAVIESGERKMIHGVFELGDTTAREVMVPRNDVVYVERHKNLRQTMSLFLRSGYSRVPVIGENLDDIVGFAYLKDIVRRDFEAPDVEFTQRIDEVMRPAAYVPESKPVDALLSEMQAKRQHIAVVVDEYGGTAGLITIEDILEEIVGEITDEYDEEEIEVEVLPSGTTRVSSRYPIDDLDELFGRRVEEEDVDSVGGLMAKHLGRVPIPGSHVEAHGLRFEAEGTAGRRNKIGTVLITRLEREPDHDPGDPSE from the coding sequence ATGACCACTGGCGATCTCTGGCTGCTCCTCGCGGCAGCCGCCCTCGTCCTGCTCGCCGGTGCCTTCTCGGCCGCCGACGCCGCCCTCGGCTCCTTCTCGCGCGCCCGCGCGGAGGAGCTCATCGGCGACGACCGGCCCGGCGCGCGGCGGCTGCTGACGCTGCTCGAGGACGCGCCGCGTTACCTCAACACCGCGCTGCTGCTGCGGCTGGCCTGCGAGATCTCCGCGATCGTGCTGGTCACCCTCGAGGCCTCCGACGCGTACGGCGGCTCGTGGTGGCCCACGGTCCTGACCGCGATCGGCGCGATGCTGGTCGTCTCGTTCGTCGTGATCGGGGTCGCCCCGCGCACCGTCGGCCGGCAGCACTCCGAGCGGATCGCGCTGGTCTCGGCGGCGCCGCTCGCCTGGGTGACCACCGTGCTCGGCCCGCTGCCGCGGCTGCTGATCCTGGTCGGCAACGCGATCACCCCCGGCAAGGGCTTCCGCGAGGGCCCGTTCTCCACGGAGACCGAGCTGCGCGAGCTCGTCGACCTCGCCGAGGCCTCGGCGGTGATCGAGTCCGGCGAACGCAAGATGATCCACGGCGTCTTCGAGCTCGGCGACACCACGGCGCGCGAGGTGATGGTGCCGCGCAACGACGTCGTCTACGTCGAGCGCCACAAGAACCTCCGCCAGACCATGTCGCTCTTCCTGCGCAGCGGCTACTCGCGGGTGCCGGTCATCGGCGAGAACCTCGACGACATCGTCGGCTTCGCCTACCTCAAGGACATCGTCCGGCGGGACTTCGAGGCACCCGACGTGGAGTTCACCCAGCGCATCGACGAGGTCATGCGGCCGGCCGCCTACGTCCCGGAGTCCAAGCCCGTCGACGCCCTGCTCTCGGAGATGCAGGCCAAGCGGCAGCACATCGCCGTCGTCGTCGACGAGTACGGCGGCACCGCCGGCCTGATCACCATCGAGGACATCCTCGAGGAGATCGTCGGCGAGATCACCGACGAGTACGACGAGGAGGAGATCGAGGTCGAGGTGCTGCCCTCGGGCACCACCCGGGTCTCCTCGCGCTACCCGATCGACGACCTCGACGAGCTCTTCGGCCGGCGGGTCGAGGAGGAGGACGTCGACTCGGTCGGCGGCCTGATGGCCAAGCACCTCGGGCGCGTCCCGATCCCCGGCTCGCACGTCGAGGCGCACGGCCTGCGCTTCGAGGCCGAGGGCACCGCCGGTCGCCGCAACAAGATCGGCACCGTCCTCATCACCCGCCTCGAGCGGGAGCCCGACCACGACCCAGGAGACCCCAGTGAGTGA
- a CDS encoding cytidine deaminase, whose translation MSDLQPEDKKLVTLARATRARVGAAEGAAIRDADGRTYAAATVDLPSLQVTAVQACVAMAVASGVKGLEAAVLLTEATEPTAPDLAALTDLGGSGVVVHLGDAKGTIHTTVST comes from the coding sequence GTGAGTGACCTGCAGCCCGAGGACAAGAAGCTCGTCACCCTCGCCCGCGCCACCCGCGCGCGCGTCGGTGCGGCCGAGGGCGCCGCGATCCGCGACGCCGACGGGCGCACCTACGCCGCCGCGACCGTCGACCTGCCATCGCTGCAGGTCACCGCCGTGCAGGCCTGCGTGGCCATGGCGGTCGCGTCCGGCGTCAAGGGCCTCGAGGCGGCGGTGCTGCTCACCGAGGCCACCGAGCCGACCGCCCCCGACCTGGCCGCGCTGACCGACCTCGGTGGGTCCGGCGTCGTCGTCCACCTCGGTGACGCGAAGGGCACCATCCACACCACTGTCAGCACCTAG